A region from the Cannabis sativa cultivar Pink pepper isolate KNU-18-1 chromosome 9, ASM2916894v1, whole genome shotgun sequence genome encodes:
- the LOC115722732 gene encoding mitochondrial import receptor subunit TOM40-1 isoform X2, producing the protein MAALAPPTTATAILPEPAIPEKTKADEKVDYFNLPCPIPYEEIHREALMSLKPELFEGMRFDFTKGLNQKFSLSHSVFMGPTEVPSQSAETIKIPTAHYEFGANFIDPKLMLFGRILTDGRLNARVKCDLTDNLILKANAQLTNEPHMSHGMLNFDYKGSDFRTQFQLGNGALFGASYIQSVAPHFSMGGEVFWAGQHRKSGIGYAARFNTDKMVATGQVASTGMVALSYVQKISEKVSLASDFMYNYMSRDVTASFGYDYILRQCRLRGKIDSNGCVAAFLEERLNMGLNFILSAELDHRKKDYKFGFGLTVGE; encoded by the exons ATGGCGGCCCTTGCTCCTCCAACCACCGCTACTGCAATTCTACCCGAGCCTGCCATTCCAGAGAAGACCAAAGCAGATGAGAAGGTCGATTACTTCAATCTTCCATGCCCCATTCCCTATGAAGAGATCCATCGTGAAGCTCTCA TGTCGTTAAAGCCAGAACTTTTTGAGGGGATGCGCTTTGATTTTACCAAAGGGCTCAATCAGAAGTTCTCACTCAGTCACAG TGTGTTCATGGGTCCCACTGAGGTTCCTTCCCAGTCGGCGGAAACTATCAAAATCCCTACTGCTCACTACGAGTTTGGAGCCAACTTTATAGACCCAAAG TTGATGCTTTTTGGAAGAATACTAACTGATGGGAGGCTAAATGCAAGAGTGAAATGTGATTTGACTGACAATCTCATTTTGAAGGCTAATGCTCAG CTTACGAATGAACCCCATATGTCGCATGGTATGCTCAATTTTGATTACAAG GGTAGTGACTTCAGGACACAATTTCAGTTAGGGAATGGAGCATTATTTGGGGCAAGTTACATTCAG AGTGTGGCCCCACATTTTTCTATGGGTGGTGAAGTATTTTGGGCTGGTCAGCATCGGAAGTCCGGTATTGGTTATGCTGCTAGATTCAACACAGACAAGATG GTTGCCACAGGGCAGGTTGCTAGCACAGGAATGGTTGCTCTGAGCTATGTTCAGAAGATATCTGAGAAG GTTTCCCTAGCATCAGACTTCATGTACAACTACATGTCACGAGATGTCACAGCAAGTTTTGGTTATGATTATATCCTTCGACAg TGCCGCCTTAGAGGAAAAATAGATTCAAATGGCTGCGTGGCCGCTTTCCTGGAAGAGCGATTAAATATGGGTCTTAATTTCATTCTTTCTGCTGAG CTAGATCACAGAAAGAAAGACtacaagtttgggtttggattgACTGTTGGAGAATAG
- the LOC115722732 gene encoding mitochondrial import receptor subunit TOM40-1 isoform X1, with protein sequence MAALAPPTTATAILPEPAIPEKTKADEKVDYFNLPCPIPYEEIHREALMSLKPELFEGMRFDFTKGLNQKFSLSHSVFMGPTEVPSQSAETIKIPTAHYEFGANFIDPKLMLFGRILTDGRLNARVKCDLTDNLILKANAQLTNEPHMSHGMLNFDYKGSDFRTQFQLGNGALFGASYIQSVAPHFSMGGEVFWAGQHRKSGIGYAARFNTDKMVATGQVASTGMVALSYVQKISEKVSLASDFMYNYMSRDVTASFGYDYILRQCRLRGKIDSNGCVAAFLEERLNMGLNFILSAEVRIIEYFLCHTLFSRFPENGRFLQLHIITVLYRPRAGN encoded by the exons ATGGCGGCCCTTGCTCCTCCAACCACCGCTACTGCAATTCTACCCGAGCCTGCCATTCCAGAGAAGACCAAAGCAGATGAGAAGGTCGATTACTTCAATCTTCCATGCCCCATTCCCTATGAAGAGATCCATCGTGAAGCTCTCA TGTCGTTAAAGCCAGAACTTTTTGAGGGGATGCGCTTTGATTTTACCAAAGGGCTCAATCAGAAGTTCTCACTCAGTCACAG TGTGTTCATGGGTCCCACTGAGGTTCCTTCCCAGTCGGCGGAAACTATCAAAATCCCTACTGCTCACTACGAGTTTGGAGCCAACTTTATAGACCCAAAG TTGATGCTTTTTGGAAGAATACTAACTGATGGGAGGCTAAATGCAAGAGTGAAATGTGATTTGACTGACAATCTCATTTTGAAGGCTAATGCTCAG CTTACGAATGAACCCCATATGTCGCATGGTATGCTCAATTTTGATTACAAG GGTAGTGACTTCAGGACACAATTTCAGTTAGGGAATGGAGCATTATTTGGGGCAAGTTACATTCAG AGTGTGGCCCCACATTTTTCTATGGGTGGTGAAGTATTTTGGGCTGGTCAGCATCGGAAGTCCGGTATTGGTTATGCTGCTAGATTCAACACAGACAAGATG GTTGCCACAGGGCAGGTTGCTAGCACAGGAATGGTTGCTCTGAGCTATGTTCAGAAGATATCTGAGAAG GTTTCCCTAGCATCAGACTTCATGTACAACTACATGTCACGAGATGTCACAGCAAGTTTTGGTTATGATTATATCCTTCGACAg TGCCGCCTTAGAGGAAAAATAGATTCAAATGGCTGCGTGGCCGCTTTCCTGGAAGAGCGATTAAATATGGGTCTTAATTTCATTCTTTCTGCTGAGGTGAGGATAATTGAATATTTTCTTTGTCATACATTATTTTCAAGGTTCCCTGAGAATGGTAGATTTTTACAATTGCACATAATAACAGTTCTATATCGACCCAGGGCAGGCAATTAG